In the genome of Raphanus sativus cultivar WK10039 chromosome 4, ASM80110v3, whole genome shotgun sequence, one region contains:
- the LOC108850458 gene encoding mitogen-activated protein kinase kinase kinase 20-like: MMMMMMIKDGDDDDNNNSKASNVVDQSSLALEFVCSLGRGGFGSVALIRDSKNRLHAEKSCPIAYMESLKKEHRIMLRFRNHPRIVQTTNPHLHIGINLDHCYMYMEFASKGTLHDFISNFGGRPIPEVMIRRAALMILQGLHALHTRGYVHCDLKPANVLLFPSKIVGEPWDLKLADFGLSKEPSCTNPRPLTGGTKEYMPPESLGLNRAKMVGPAVDIWALGCVVLQMFGGCPVKMGECYRWSVPRIASPLANHFLKRCMELQPSRRPTAADLLKHPFL; this comes from the coding sequence atgatgatgatgatgatgattaaaGACGGCGACGACgacgacaacaacaacagcaaagCCTCGAATGTTGTTGACCAATCTTCTTTAGCACTAGAGTTTGTGTGTTCTCTTGGCAGAGGTGGTTTTGGTTCGGTCGCTCTCATAAGAGACTCCAAAAACAGGTTACACGCTGAGAAATCATGTCCGATAGCTTACATGGAGAGTCTCAAGAAAGAACATAGGATCATGCTTCGTTTTCGTAACCATCCACGCATCGTCCAAACCACAAACCCTCATCTCCACATAGGGATCAACCTCGACCATTGCTACATGTACATGGAGTTTGCCTCCAAAGGTACTCTCCACGACTTCATCTCCAACTTCGGTGGCCGACCAATCCCTGAGGTTATGATCCGACGCGCTGCTCTCATGATCCTTCAAGGACTCCACGCTCTTCACACTCGCGGCTACGTTCACTGCGACCTCAAGCCGGCTAACGTTCTCCTCTTCCCTTCCAAGATTGTCGGAGAGCCGTGGGATCTCAAGCTTGCTGACTTCGGTCTATCTAAGGAGCCTTCTTGTACGAATCCAAGGCCCCTGACTGGTGGTACAAAGGAGTACATGCCCCCTGAGTCTTTGGGACTCAACCGAGCGAAGATGGTTGGACCGGCTGTTGACATATGGGCTCTAGGGTGTGTTGTGCTTCAGATGTTTGGAGGATGTCCAGTGAAGATGGGAGAATGTTACAGGTGGAGCGTTCCGAGAATTGCATCTCCGTTGGCCAACCACTTCTTGAAGCGGTGCATGGAGTTGCAGCCCTCACGAAGACCCACCGCAGCTGATCTGTTGAAACATCCCTTTCTTTGA
- the LOC108853489 gene encoding uncharacterized protein LOC108853489 → MDPAAERRDMKRNIEYNNSLQYVADSEYGIPTRCYCGGRMIDKVQGKEERDTLPGKRFFTCINYQADGLHYRQPWVHGVQEEIEKLTNHLQAAEKVIKEVPILSQQIESLEEQVKRLSGQVDVLSVKVADLEMVCFD, encoded by the exons ATGGATCCCGCAGCAGAGAGAAGAGACATGAAGAGGAACATTGAGTACAACAACAGCTTGCAATATGTGGCTGATTCGGAGTACGGGATACCGACAAGGTGTTACTGTGGTGGGAGAATGATTGACAAGGTTCAGGGGAAGGAGGAGAGAGACACTCTTCCTGGGAAGCGCTTCTTCACATGCATAAACTACCAG GCTGATGGGCTCCATTATCGTCAGCCTTGGGTTCATGGTGTCCAGGAGGAGATCGAGAAGCTCACTAACCACCTGCAGGCGGCTGAGAAGGTGATCAAGGAGGTGCCCATCCTCAGTCAACAGATTGAGTCACTTGAG GAACAGGTTAAGAGGCTCTCTGGCCAGGTGGATGTTCTCAGTGTGAAAGTCGCTGACCTGGAGATGGTCTGCTTCGATTGA
- the LOC130511147 gene encoding uncharacterized protein LOC130511147 → MAYYLTDGIYPKWSTFIQSIPLPQGLKAELFAEKQESARKDVERAFRVLQSRFAIVKNPALLWDKEKIGKIMRTCVILHNMIVENERNTYILSDTSEFESGESSRSSQVEISQPTDSPSNFVSRHGIQAQIRDQQKHDRLKADLVENIW, encoded by the coding sequence ATGGCGTACTACCTTACAGACGGAATCTATCCGaaatggtcaacatttatcCAATCCATCCCACTACCTCAAGGTCTTAAAGCTGAGCTTTTTGCTGAAAAACAAGAATCCGCCAGAAAAGATGTCGAACGTGCTTTCAGAGTTTTGCAATCGAGGTTTGCAATAGTTAAAAATCCGGCTCTACTATGGGACAAGGAAAAGATTGGAAAGATTATGAGAACTTGTGTCATACTACACAATATGATAGTAGAGAACGAACGAAACACATATATTCTGTCTGATACATCTGAGTTCGAGTCGGGAGAGTCAAGCAGGAGTTCACAGGTGGAAATCTCGCAACCTACGGACTCCCCTTCCAACTTTGTTAGTAGGCATGGCATTCAAGCTCAAATTCGGGATCAACAGAAACATGATCGTTTGAAAGCcgatttagttgaaaatatatggtaA
- the LOC108854717 gene encoding uncharacterized protein LOC108854717 gives MTGGGAMSLLSKLRCITVDVTGTLIAYKGELGDYYCMAAKAIGLPCPDYKRVHEGFKLAYTDMARKYPCFGFSAKIPNVVWWKTVVRDSFVKAGYEYDEETFEKVFRRIYSTFGSAAPYSVFQDSQPFLRWARQKGLIVGLVSNAEYRYQEVILPALGLNKGEWDFGVFSGVEGVEKPDPRIYKLALERAGNIAPEEALHIGDSMRKDYVPAKSIGMHALLLDRFKTEAAKDWRDAGAIVLPDLVSVQELLESDKLKC, from the exons ATGACAGGGGGAGGAGCCATGTCTCTTTTATCGAAACTACGGTGTATCACGGTAGATGTTACCGGTACACTCATAGCTTACAAAGGAGAGCTTGGTGATTACTATTGTATGGCTGCTAAAGCCATTGGCTTGCCTTGTCCTGATTACAAACGAGTCCATGAAGGTTTCAAACTTGCTTACACAGACATGGCTCGAAAGTATCCCTGTTTCGGTTTCTCCGCCAAAATACCAAACGTTGTCTGGTGGAAAACCGTTGTCAGAGATTCATTTGTCAAG gCAGGATATGAGTATGATGAGGAGACGTTTGAGAAAGTATTTAGACGGATCTATTCTACGTTTGGTTCTGCTGCACCTTACTCTGTCTTTCAAGATTCTCAACCCTTCTTGAGATGGGCACGCCAGAAAGGTCTTATTGTTGGACTTGTTAGCAACGCTGAGTATCGATATCAAGAAGTTATTTTACCTGCCTTGGGTTTGAACAAG GGTGAGTGGGATTTTGGTGTGTTCTCTGGTGTTGAAGGGGTGGAGAAACCAGATCCGAGGATTTACAAGCTGGCGTTAGAGAGAGCTGGGAACATTGCTCCTGAAGAGGCTTTGCATATTGGAGATAGTATGCGTAAAGATTATGTTCCGGCAAAGAGTATTGGGATGCATGCTTTGTTGCTTGATAGGTTTAAGACAGAAGCTGCTAAAGACTGGAGGGATGCTGGAGCTATTGTGCTTCCTGATTTGGTTTCTGTTCAAGAGCTTTTGGAGTCTGACAAGTTGAAATGTTGA
- the LOC130510986 gene encoding uncharacterized protein LOC130510986 — protein sequence MSFSSDDAADKLIEDTVDQHVDNFIDQHVDNFIDQQINKPKRRAYIERHREQGHEDLWNDYFSENPTYPPEMFRRRFRMTKPLFLSIVDRLSNEVPYFRQRRNAHGRYGLSALQKCTAAIRMLAYGQSGDTYDEYLRLGESTALLCLEKFNEAIIQLYGDEYLRKPTPADLQRLLDIGEVRGFPGMIGSIDCMHWE from the coding sequence ATGTCTTTCTCATCAGATGATGCAGCAGATAAACTAATTGAAGATACGGTTGACCAACATGTTGATAATTTTATCGACCAACATGTTGATAATTTTATCGACCAACAAATTAACAAGCCGAAGAGACGAGCTTATATCGAAAGACATAGGGAGCAAGGCCACGAAGACCTTTGGAACGACTATTTCAGTGAAAATCCTACATACCCACCAGAAATGTTTAGGCGGCGTTTTCGAATGACGAAGCCATTGTTCCTTTCCATTGTCGATCGCCTGAGTAATGAAGTTCCATACTTTCGTCAAAGACGAAATGCTCACGGAAGGTACGGTCTATCTGCACTTCAAAAGTGTACTGCGGCTATACGTATGCTAGCATATGGTCAATCGGGAGATACGTATGACgaatatctccgacttggtgagaGTACCGCACTTCTATGTTTGGAGAAGTTCAACGAAGCGATAATACAATTGTATGGAGATGAGTATCTACGAAAACCTACACCAGCTGATCTTCAACGATTACTCGATATCGGAGAGGTACGCGGATTTCCGGGAATGATAGGcagcatcgactgtatgcattgggagtga
- the LOC130511146 gene encoding glutathione S-transferase T3-like produces MEPLAQNPQASPVNQRRKWTTKEDVVLISAWLNTSKDAIVSTDQKAGVFWKRIVDYVNGSPQLSGAVPRKWSQCKQRWGRINEQVCKFVGCYEAAVREQASGQNENDVMKAAHDIFLNDLGIKFSLEHCWRELRFDQKWKSLAVPKEGPKEKRKEVVAEEEAADVRPPGVKACKAAKRKRQGYDEIHSMLAVKKEIQQQKLLERLLAKDPTHLTASEITLMEKLISEMI; encoded by the coding sequence atggAACCTTTAGCCCAAAACCCCCAAGCCTCTCCCGTTAACCAAAGACGCAAGTGGACAACCAAAGAAGACGTTGTGCTCATCAGTGCTTGGTTGAACACCAGCAAGGATGCCATCGTCAGTACTGACCAGAAGGCCGGAGTATTTTGGAAGAGAATCGTCGACTACGTCAACGGAAGCCCTCAGCTCAGTGGCGCCGTCCCTAGAAAGTGGAGTCAGTGTAAGCAGAGGTGGGGGAGAATCAACGAGCAGGTGTGCAAGTTTGTCGGCTGCTATGAAGCAGCTGTGAGGGAGCAAGCGAGTGGCCAAAACGAGAATGATGTCATGAAGGCTGCCCATGACATCTTCTTGAATGACCTTGGCATCAAGTTCAGCCTTGAACATTGTTGGAGAGAACTACGCTTCGATCAGAAATGGAAGTCACTCGCTGTGCCCAAAGAAGGTCCCAAGGAGAAAAGGAAGGAGGTGGTGGCTGAGGAGGAAGCTGCGGATGTTCGGCCTCCTGGTGTCAAGGCTTGCAAAGCAGCCAAACGCAAGAGGCAGGGTTATGATGAAATACATAGCATGCTTGCTGTGAAAAAGGAGATACAGCAACAGAAACTCCTTGAGCGTCTCCTTGCCAAAGACCCTACCCATCTAACTGCAAGCGAAATCACCCTCATGGAGAAACTCATTTCTGAAATGATTTGA